One Triticum dicoccoides isolate Atlit2015 ecotype Zavitan chromosome 5B, WEW_v2.0, whole genome shotgun sequence genomic window carries:
- the LOC119307375 gene encoding importin subunit beta-1-like has protein sequence MPKRKRETTDDPNPHRRPLAATATATASPPGAGAGAGASGDPAPGPLDGQLIQPAMDNITQILKDAQDPDNNIRLVAECKLKQLQERNRPNFLLSLSAELSSDASPPECRRLAGIMLKNSVEGKYSEDNSILIEQWNNLDQRIKSQIKESLLITLGSLAPQARHASSQIIGRLAYIEIPSQRWQDLIGRLLHNMAPQGASPATLKQATLEALEYVFEEKTLRFEKDTINGVLDAVIRAMNHQAEKSFQVRVAAVKALQNVHRFADFASDDDCRNRIMTAISDAAKSDEAVEVKHAAFGCLTAIASKYYMELEPYMETTLSLTTEALGLEGGMDETAVLECIEFWSTICRKVIKLREKRKRFPRVILTADCHFLENPLCSLVPLLLQTLSLHQERDVDELNIFMSAMTCLGLVARTIGDAVVPFARQFIEGNIKVADWCSRKTAISVLGVILEGPSIEKLAPVVGLLMDKMEDPHMEIRGTATCTLGQVFELLHSPALDKRFFTNEDFPRIMAALSKRGKDVPEVSKEVCEAIYFLARGYDVPISSEVDHSKKKISSELSPFLSGVIDAILSASELDKKTPFGLPASASAYGALIEIVRVSNIWDFEAVIAIMDLMPRIMRRLNTALDAKAISSDDKTNRQNLQALLCDVLHAIIEKLGNSLHADKVRESAQSMSLQFCRVLTCDCSTARDKAALAIGALSRAVGPKFLDHMPIFLQYYSVKLFSPIYLEVIGTIFHVLGDEILPCCDDMMDVLYEGLSKPKLKPQILACFGEIALAIGKHFEEYHLQAVRKKLKEAANPRYYANVSDEDKVDYGNQLIQGICKAYSGILRGIKDQKSGLKVAADLVEFIEAVSEDESRDARVTSAAVDVLDQFGFMAESWKKGLISELGR, from the exons ATGCCGAAAAGAAAACGAGAAACCACCGACGATCCCAATCCACACCGCCGGCcgctcgccgccaccgccaccgccaccgcctcccctccgggagcgggagcgggagcgggagcgAGCGGAGATCCCGCCCCCGGCCCGCTG GACGGACAGTTGATACAGCCAGCTATGGATAATATCACTCAGATTCTAAAAGATGCTCAGGATCCGGATAACAACATAAGGCTAGTAGCAGAATGCAAACTCAAGCAGCTCCAGGAGCGTAATCGTCCCAACTTCCTCCTGTCATTATCAGCAGAGCTCTCGAGTGATGCAAGTCCGCCCGAGTGCAGACGCCTTGCTGGCATTATGCTGAAGAATTCTGTGGAAGGAAAGTATTCTGAAGATAACAGCATCCTCATCGAACAATGGAACAACCTGGATCAACGTATCAAATCCCAGATTAAGGAGTCATTGCTGATAACGCTAGGATCTTTGGCTCCTCAGGCGAGGCATGCCTCATCACAGATTATTGGCAGGCTTGCATATATTGAGATACCCTCCCAGCGGTGGCAAGACCTCATTGGCAGATTACTGCACAACATGGCACCGCAGGGTGCTTCTCCTGCTACACTAAAGCAAGCAACTCTAGAGGCGCTGGAGTATGTGTTTGAGGAGAAGACCTTGAGGTTCGAGAAAGACACAATTAATGGTGTTCTGGATGCCGTCATCCGGGCAATGAACCACCAGGCAGAGAAAAGTTTTCAAGTCCGTGTTGCGGCGGTTAAAGCTCTACAGAATGTTCATAGGTTTGCTGACTTTGCAAGTGATGATGATTGCAGAAATCGTATAATGACTGCAATATCTGATGCAGCTAAATCCGATGAAGCAGTGGAGGTCAAGCATGCAGCATTCGGCTGCCTTACTGCAATTGCATCCAAATATTATATGGAGTTGGAACCTTACATGGAAACCACACTCAGCCTTACAACTGAAGCTTTGGGCTTGGAAGGAGGTATGGACGAAACAGCTGTGCTCGAATGTATCGAGTTCTGGAGCACTATTTGTAGAAAAGTGATTAAACTCCGAGAAAAAAGAAAACGCTTTCCTCGTGTTATATTGACCGCAGATTGTCACTTCCTTGAGAATCCCCTTTGTTCACTTGTTCCACTTCTGCTACAAACTCTGTCGTTACACCAGGAAAGAGATGTTGATGAACTGAACATCTTCATGAGTGCTATGACATGCCTAGGCCTCGTCGCTAGAACTATCGGGGATGCAGTTGTCCCATTTGCAAGGCAGTTTATCGAGGGTAACATCAAAGTGGCAGATTGGTGTAGTCGCAAGACAGCTATTTCTGTACTAGGCGTTATCCTTGAAGGGCCTTCTATTGAAAAACTCGCTCCTGTGGTCGGTTTGTTGATGGACAAGATGGAAGACCCACACATGGAGATAAGAGGCACCGCTACATGCACTCTTGGGCAGGTGTTTGAGCTTCTGCATTCTCCAGCTCTTGATAAAAGATTTTTCACAAATGAAGACTTTCCTCGCATCATGGCTGCGTTATCAAAGAGGGGTAAAGATGTTCCAGAAGTGTCCAAGGAAGTCTGTGAAGCTATATATTTTCTTGCCCGAGGTTATGATGTGCCAATCTCATCTGAGGTAGACCATTCAAAAAAGAAAATCTCATCTGAACTTTCACCTTTTCTTAGTGGTGTTATCGATGCTATCCTTTCTGCTTCGGAACTTGATAAGAAGACCCCTTTCGGGCTTCCTGCATCTGCATCTGCTTATGGCGCATTGATTGAGATTGTGAGAGTAAGCAACATATGGGATTTTGAAGCTGTAATAGCTATTATGGATTTGATGCCTCGTATCATGCGAAGATTAAACACAGCGCTTGATGCCAAAGCAATTTCATCAGATGACAAGACTAACAGGCAAAATCTTCAGGCGTTGCTGTGTGACGTACTGCATGCCATAATCGAGAAACTGGGCAATTCGCTTCACGCAGACAAGGTTAGGGAGTCTGCTCAGTCTATGTCCCTTCAGTTTTGCCGTGTCCTGACCTGCGACTGTTCTACCGCACGTGATAAAGCAGCGCTTGCTATTGGTGCTCTGTCTCGTGCCGTCGGTCCAAAGTTTCTGGATCACATGCCAATATTTTTGCAGTATTACAGCGTGAAGCTATTCTCCCCTATCTATTTAGAGGTGATTGGCACTATCTTTCATGTCTTGGGAGATGAAATCCTGCCATGCTGTGATGATATGATGGATGTTCTTTACGAAGGTCTCTCAAAACCCAAGCTTAAACCTCAAATTTTGGCATGCTTTGGAGAGATCGCTCTTGCTATTGGCAAGCATTTTGAGGAGTACCACCTGCAGGCTGTTAGGAAAAAGCTGAAAGAAGCTGCTAACCCAAGATATTATGCCAATGTCTCTGATGAGGATAAGGTTGATTACGGTAACCAGCTTATACAGGGAATATGCAAGGCTTACTCTGGCATATTGCGGGGTATAAAGGACCAAAAATCTGGGTTGAAGGTAGCAGCGGATCTAGTTGAGTTCATTGAAGCTGTCTCTGAGGACGAGAGCAG GGATGCAAGGGTGACATCCGCTGCAGTTGATGTGTtggatcagtttggtttcatggcgGAGTCATGGAAAAAGGGACTGATTTCGGAATTAGGGAGGTAA